In Nakamurella alba, a single genomic region encodes these proteins:
- a CDS encoding HAD family hydrolase, with protein sequence MDELRRAGAVRWVVFDLGDVLLRRTTRIPELAELCGIDAAVFEPLYFAGRAGYDRHSDPALFFGELCATAGVPVPAEDLLARLVEIDDLGWSEIDPDTMALVELAARSGADLAVLSNAPASMGTLVRAAPWSTAFRHLVFSGDHGVVKPSADIFRLLLQTLQARPDETVLVDDRADNVEGARRIGMHAVHFTSAEQARTELRSLLGPGD encoded by the coding sequence ATGGACGAACTGCGCCGGGCCGGTGCCGTGCGGTGGGTGGTCTTCGACCTGGGGGACGTGCTGCTGCGGCGCACCACCCGGATCCCCGAGCTCGCGGAGCTCTGCGGGATCGACGCGGCGGTCTTCGAACCGCTCTACTTCGCCGGCCGGGCCGGCTACGACCGGCATTCGGATCCGGCACTCTTCTTCGGCGAGCTGTGCGCGACCGCGGGCGTCCCGGTACCGGCGGAAGACCTCCTGGCCCGGTTGGTGGAGATCGACGACCTCGGCTGGAGCGAGATCGACCCGGACACCATGGCGCTGGTCGAACTGGCGGCGCGATCCGGGGCGGACCTGGCCGTGCTGTCGAACGCGCCGGCCTCGATGGGCACGCTGGTCCGGGCCGCGCCCTGGTCGACCGCGTTCCGGCACCTGGTGTTCTCCGGCGACCACGGGGTGGTCAAGCCGTCGGCGGACATCTTCCGCCTGCTGCTGCAGACACTGCAGGCCCGGCCGGACGAGACGGTGCTCGTCGACGACCGGGCCGACAACGTCGAGGGTGCACGCCGGATCGGCATGCACGCCGTGCACTTCACCTCGGCGGAGCAGGCCCGGACGGAACTCCGGAGCCTGCTCGGTCCGGGCGACTAG
- a CDS encoding fasciclin domain-containing protein, producing MMLLKRLAAFAAAGALTLTLAACGSDSGTGASSTTMAPATTSAMTSEMTSEMSSEPMTSDMSSEPMTSDMGSSSMGSSAMEGASLVGPGCADYAAAVPTGAGSVEGMAQDPVATAASNNPLLTTLVAAVSGKLNPKVDLVSTLNSAEFTVFAPVDDAFGKIDAATIDKLKTDDALLSKILTYHVVPGRLDPSQVVGEHKTVEGGTVTVTGSGDSLKVNDASVICGGVSTKNATVYLIDTVLMPPAS from the coding sequence ATGATGTTGCTCAAGCGACTGGCCGCATTCGCCGCCGCGGGTGCCCTGACCCTGACCCTCGCCGCCTGCGGCTCCGACTCCGGCACCGGTGCGAGCAGCACCACCATGGCGCCCGCCACCACCTCGGCGATGACCTCTGAGATGACGTCGGAGATGTCCTCCGAGCCGATGACCTCCGACATGTCCTCCGAGCCGATGACCTCGGACATGGGCAGCTCCAGCATGGGCAGCTCGGCCATGGAGGGCGCTTCGCTCGTCGGACCCGGCTGTGCCGACTACGCCGCCGCGGTCCCGACCGGCGCCGGCTCGGTCGAGGGCATGGCCCAGGACCCGGTGGCCACCGCGGCCTCCAACAACCCGCTGCTGACCACCCTGGTGGCCGCCGTCTCCGGCAAGCTGAACCCGAAGGTCGACCTGGTCAGCACCCTGAACAGCGCCGAGTTCACCGTCTTCGCCCCGGTGGACGACGCCTTCGGCAAGATCGACGCCGCCACCATCGACAAGCTGAAGACCGATGACGCGCTGCTCTCCAAGATCCTGACCTACCACGTCGTCCCGGGTCGTCTCGATCCGTCGCAGGTCGTCGGCGAGCACAAGACCGTCGAGGGCGGCACGGTGACCGTGACCGGCTCCGGTGACTCGCTCAAGGTCAACGACGCCTCGGTGATCTGCGGTGGCGTCTCCACCAAGAACGCCACGGTCTACCTGATCGACACCGTCCTGATGCCGCCGGCCTCCTGA